A region from the Cellvibrio sp. PSBB006 genome encodes:
- a CDS encoding YciI family protein, with protein MKFLCLAYEDENIFHQMPHDEWLRLRDETLAYVDGLRQNGKLIMTEPLQSARKANTVQIRNGISSITDGPFAETKEQLGGFFLIDVKDQEEAVQIALNWPSARLGKIEVRPIESGLSTDTRYN; from the coding sequence ATGAAATTTCTCTGTCTCGCTTATGAAGATGAAAACATTTTCCATCAAATGCCGCACGATGAATGGTTACGTTTGCGTGATGAAACCCTGGCTTATGTGGATGGCTTGCGCCAAAACGGTAAGTTGATTATGACCGAGCCGCTGCAAAGTGCACGCAAGGCTAACACCGTGCAAATTCGCAACGGCATTTCTTCCATTACCGACGGGCCTTTTGCGGAAACCAAGGAGCAGTTGGGAGGGTTTTTCCTGATTGATGTTAAAGATCAGGAAGAAGCTGTGCAGATCGCCTTGAACTGGCCGTCCGCCCGCTTAGGCAAGATTGAAGTGCGGCCAATCGAGTCAGGGCTGAGCACTGACACGCGGTATAACTAA